The following nucleotide sequence is from Solanum dulcamara chromosome 7, daSolDulc1.2, whole genome shotgun sequence.
TTGGATTtcttcaagaagaagaagaacgcTTTGGTAATGATGGTTTAGCAGTTGGTAATGGTAGTATAAACTGGTGGctttaaaaagaaatcaaagtatttaaaattgAGAGTAAGTAATTTAATTATGAGCTTGAAATACATTCTTTCgttaaaattaagaataaattatttgtgttaAAGTATAATGGAAGAGGTATATTTGGACcgaaaatataatgaaaaaatcatatttagatCGAGAGCATAacgaaaaatatatttaaattattttcgatAATACATGAGTATATTTGACCTTTTAGGTAAAACCTTTATCACCGCACACACTCAACCACAACAATTATCACGGCGACGGAGAGCCTATTTGGCAtgagtaaaattatttttaaatagatGTTGTGATTCGGGGAGAAACTAACAATGATAAGTCAAGTCTAAATATTTCTACTTTTCTCCTGCCTTCTCAAGACAAGAATTTAAATTGATCGCAAATTCATGTTCATTCTATTGTAGCAAAAGAACTGTAATAGCATAATATTTCATATCCAAAACACAAAGTACAAAAGAATAGATTTATTTCACGGTTTATATAAATTTAGTACAAAACTAAATTACTTCTAATCCTCAATAATTAATGCATCTTCTACTGGTTGGTACATAACAATAAAAGAATCAATACAATAGTTTTAGagatcaaaataaaagaatacaATATTTTTCACAATAAATGCTCAACTATTCTGAACACAATCTGCTGGAAATCCTTGTGGAAATCGCTTGGAATCACTGCAGTAATTATAAACCATGTAATTCTTCTGCACCCATTTGAGCCTCTCTTGGCTTGTGTTATCTAACTCTTCATTCAACCATGAACTGCTGGATGAAGTTGAAGGATTGGAATTGcaagaagatgatgatgatggagAATTGGGTATACAAGCATTGGCATTGAAGTTTCTGTAAGAAGCACTAAAGGGTGCTTGGCTCCAATCAGTCTTGACAAGTCCTCCTCTTGTAGCCCAATCATCTGCATTCCAAAGACTTGAGTATATCCTCATTGGTTGGTTCTTGGGATATGAAACTCCCATTGATTCACTATTCTTGTATTCTCTAATGGGCGTTCCATCCACATAGAATCTGTTCAATCAACAAAAATAAGAGaaccccaaatcaagatttgaTTCAAAAAGTGACATATTTTGAAGAAAGTTTGAATCTTTCTTTAACTACTTACATGATGCGTTGTGCATTCCAAAGGATGGAATAAGTGTGGAAATCAGCAGTAGGATCAAACCAGAGATGGAATTGTTGCTCTCTGTTTCCTTTGCCTTGGCTAAATACATTAGTGTGGAGAGTATAAGGATCACCACTAAGATTTCCcaagaattcaaaatctatcTCATCATGTGTTGCTCCTTGTGATGACAACTGCAACATAtttcaaacaaaagaaaagttcaatttcatttcaactcaataaacatgtatagctcaaaaatgatttggttaaaaaaaagtgaagaagaagaagaagaggagttaATTACATAGTAAGCAGTTACAGTGCCAGCAGAATTTCCAGGGACAAGTTTGAGCTGCATGTCAATTTTACCAAAGAGATATTCATTCTTGGATTGAAAACCAGAGCCAGAGATTTTGTCAAGTGAGAGAGTTAGGAGGTCTCCATTGTTGAGTATCTTTGCTCTGCCATCACCCCATGTGATGTCAAATTCTTGATCGAACTTGGCCCCAATTGCAATGCCAAAAGCACTAATCATAAAACACATCAAAAGTACCAACttaggagaagaagaagaagccatCTTTAATTCTTAAGATTTCAAAGTTTGTTGGATGAAATAGAGTTGGAATGCTAGGTGGGGTTTTATAAAGATTTATACCGCCCCATCTCAGTAGGTAGAGCGTGTGGGGATAGGCTTGAGAAAGTAAAGAGGAAGGTTCAAAGTAAAACAGAAAGCAGGAAAAAAAGATTGAGCTGGATAACATGAAAAAAAGTGATGCCATCAAAGCTAAGTGACAGCCCATATACATCCCTTGCACCATCATTTTCATTGGAGTTGGTTCAACTTATGTATTGTTTCCCTTTCTTATTCAAGTGTATCTGTACATTGTACTAGTTGGGTGTAGTACCGCCTTAAGGTATTTGACTAACAAAAGGTTTTATGCAGTGGCTATAAAAATCTGTCGACCAACCAGCTGTCCTTCTACAAATTTCAATTCAGTATGTGAATCTGTCGACCACAGTACTACTACATTCGTCTAATTTTTGCACCTCCATTGgccttttcatttatttatcaTGTACACTTTCAAAAGGGCATTTGTATTTAGTTCattcaatattttatttatcaggTACactttccaaaggatatttgcATTTAGGGGCTGTTTGACAGAATatattaacaaaaataatacatatattaattttatgtgtTAGTAATATATCTTATTTGGTGCACTTTCTCAGGGAGTTTGAATTCAAAGAGGCAACAAAACtaatcaaaaatttcaaaagggAAAACAATTTGGGGATGAAATTAAAAGGGTTCgcatttttcaagttttttccCGCCGACCTCGCTATTGGCTGGCATACCGCTATAGCGGTGCTGCCATGGTAGTAATATTTCTGCTATGGTGGGATGACGTCAGCCCGATTCAAATCTtagatttcaaaattttatcgTGCCATCCCAACTTTCAATTagcaacaaaattaaaaaaaaattgggactCCACACGAGGTGCCTTTCCTAATAATGATGGTTCAGATCGTTACACTATTCTTACAAGTTTCAACACTAGGAATTTTTCATCAGATTGATTGTGTAAATTAGCATAAATTCTTTCAACACCTTCTACTTTGTAAGATAAGTTGAATGAAGTAGTGGTCAAAACAAATTGAcgaataggaaaaaaaattagatttttcaatcaataaataaattgactctttaaacttattatttttgttatattttacaaATTCGGATGAAATAGCACAAATATTATTAAAACAGAAGAAATTGTTGGATAATAATTGACCAGATATTGCATTTGTTGCTTTACAAAAAACTCTCAGAAAATTAATAAGTTCATTTGCCTCTTTCTAATCATCCTTACAAAGTTTTAAATTTGAGTCTGCAGAGCATTAAAAATTAATTGTATAGGTATTTGATAAACAAAAccaatttcaaataaaaatctCATCTAGAAGGcactttttttgaaaattttctaaatttaagATCACATTCTatacaataatttttaaattctataattctaatttttattttagctTTAAAAATCCAACTACAAACAATTCTAATTTCATGACAAGAATCTACAAATACAAAAACACCATGTTTTACTACTAGATTATAAATATGTGCAACACACCTATTATGAAAATCATCATCTTAATTGGACaaaatctaatttttaaaaaattaacagATTTCAAATTATTAAAAGCATTATTTAAAGTGACACCCATTATTTTATCACATAGTTCCAAATATTGTAAAATACCTCTTATTGTAGTAGCTATATATAATAGCTAGTTTTACTCTCTTCAACATATTTATAGcctataattcttttttttgcatattcatttcataatcatttcaaTGGATAGTAATAGTAAAATAAACATTATCATTAGGACAACGATCCATATCAGAAGTAATAGACACTCTagcatcaaaatatacaaataagcAACAAAAATAATGACAATATTCTGCttgatatataaaaatatcatttttttttaattgtatttCTTGACAAATCTTGAAAAGAGGGGTTATATACCTGCctaatataatgaataaaatcaggacatgaagaaaaatcataaagcAAACCAACCACAAACAACGGTCATTTTAGCCAACTCTTCACAATCTCTTCTTTACTATGTGTGCACTGCGCTCTTGGGCTAGCCGAGTTAGACATGTTTAGCGACCTAAGATCCTTCGAATATGGGtgtatcatatatattttttagccCTAGTGACAGCTTATAGATGATCAAAACCTTTAttatacaatttcaaatatttagTTAGGAGCCCTGTCCCACCATTCAATCCTTAGTCAAACATCTCATGACTTTCTTATATTTTATGTATGTAGgagtagttttttttcttattttgtttcaaaaattgtcaaattaaagatcttttCAAACGTACAGTTTTTGCGGTACCCTTAGAATAGATAAAGAGGAAAGATCACTTTCTTGCTATAATAATGTAGCCAAACTAGTAGGGATGTCATTTAGTTCTGGGTGCTTCTTCATCTAACTGTTCCTTAAAATTAGTAAAACATCTATTTAATATTTCGTGGTGTAATTCATTTTCGGAATTAGATTCTAGAGCCGTGGGACgtgaaataaatgaagttttaTCAACATGAATATAATTGTCGGTATTAATTCTAAATTTAGGTTGcgaaaattgattttttatcaCTATTTTTTGTATACGTGATTcatatttaaagtttaaaataactaaaatatttattaaaaagacaagcaagataaatataaaaaattagtaAGTAAACAAATAGAGAAATGAAAGTTGAAACGAATGTATCGAATGTCTGCATAAAAGAAGATGTATATAATCAAAAATCGGAATGGAAAGACGCCAATTGAAGCTTGCAGATTGCTTTAAAAAATCTCATAACTCCAATTAGCCAATAGCacaaaaacaaaatttataatTGAGAAGAGAGATTGAGACTTAGAGAATATGTAATAGAGTAATTAGATTGTTTGTGAATTTGTGAGAA
It contains:
- the LOC129896209 gene encoding probable xyloglucan endotransglucosylase/hydrolase protein 23 translates to MASSSSPKLVLLMCFMISAFGIAIGAKFDQEFDITWGDGRAKILNNGDLLTLSLDKISGSGFQSKNEYLFGKIDMQLKLVPGNSAGTVTAYYLSSQGATHDEIDFEFLGNLSGDPYTLHTNVFSQGKGNREQQFHLWFDPTADFHTYSILWNAQRIIFYVDGTPIREYKNSESMGVSYPKNQPMRIYSSLWNADDWATRGGLVKTDWSQAPFSASYRNFNANACIPNSPSSSSSCNSNPSTSSSSSWLNEELDNTSQERLKWVQKNYMVYNYCSDSKRFPQGFPADCVQNS